One Tetrapisispora phaffii CBS 4417 chromosome 2, complete genome genomic region harbors:
- the GCD14 gene encoding tRNA 1-methyladenosine methyltransferase subunit GCD14 (similar to Saccharomyces cerevisiae GCD14 (YJL125C); ancestral locus Anc_1.229) has product MNSVFSEYKDFIQEGDLALAWISRNNIKAITIEKDGVFNTRYGSFLHSGMIGKPYGSQIAIRTKGNNKFAFIHILQPTPELWTLSLPHRTQIVYTPDSSYIMQRFNCGPNTRVIEAGTGSGSFSHAFARSSNHLFTFEFHEVRYEQALEEFQDHGLIGNDDAKSNEAFKNVTITHRDVCENGFTIKQTDKTSYKFAEGEDEVKINANVVFLDLPAPWNAIPNLDQVISKNEKVGVCCFSPCIEQVDKTIESLIGNGWTEIEMVEIQGKQYEARRQMERTLDDALIRLKDIKSRKLEGVERRKRLLEETMNDISHEEKTEDKDSKRPSVAKTRYNPFGKGQRIKEGDSNYSWLQVTKVESEIKSHTSYLTFAYKTISKERDVELVSKLIENSG; this is encoded by the coding sequence ATGAATTCGGTTTTTTCTGAATACAAGGATTTTATACAAGAAGGTGATTTGGCCTTGGCTTGGATCTCtagaaataatatcaaagCTATTACGATTGAGAAAGATGGTGTGTTCAATACTCGTTATGGTTCTTTCCTACATTCGGGTATGATTGGTAAGCCCTATGGTTCGCAGATCGCAATTAGAACCAAaggtaataataaatttgcaTTTATTCATATATTACAACCAACTCCAGAATTATGGACTCTATCATTGCCACATAGAACCCAGATTGTTTACACTCCAGATTCTTCTTATATCATGCAGAGGTTCAACTGTGGCCCAAACACAAGGGTTATTGAAGCAGGTACTGGTTCAGGGTCTTTTTCTCATGCATTTGCTAGATCATCGAATCATTTATTCACTTTTGAGTTCCATGAAGTTAGATATGAGCAAGCTTTAGAAGAGTTTCAAGACCATGGTCTTATTGGTAATGACGATGCCAAATCGAACGAagcttttaaaaatgtaaCGATAACGCATAGAGATGTTTGTGAAAATGGTTTCACGATAAAACAAACTGATAAAACGTCATACAAGTTTGCAGAAGGTGAAGATGAGGTTAAAATCAATGCTAATGTTGTGTTTTTAGATTTGCCTGCCCCATGGAATGCCATTCCAAACTTAGATCAAGTCATTAGTAAGAATGAGAAAGTTGGTGTATGTTGTTTTTCTCCCTGCATTGAACAAGTTGACAAAACGATTGAATCATTAATCGGCAACGGTTGGACTGAGATTGAAATGGTGGAAATCCAAGGAAAGCAATATGAAGCACGTAGACAAATGGAAAGAACTTTGGACGATGCGTTAATTAGATTGAAAGATATCAAATCTAGAAAGTTAGAAGGCGTAGAAAGACGCAAGAGATTACTCGAGGAAACAATGAACGACATATCACACGAAGAAAAAACGGAGGATAAAGACAGTAAAAGGCCAAGTGTTGCAAAGACTAGATACAATCCGTTCGGTAAAGGGCAGAGAATAAAAGAAGGTGATTCGAACTATTCTTGGTTACAAGTAACCAAAGTCGAATCTGAAATCAAGTCACACACCTCATACCTGACATTTGCATATAAAACTATTTCTAAGGAAAGGGACGTTGAATTAGTCTCCAAGCTTATCGAGAACTCTGGATAA
- the LSM1 gene encoding Lsm1p (similar to Saccharomyces cerevisiae LSM1 (YJL124C); ancestral locus Anc_1.230), with product MMSQKKDSKKITEGEADLYLDQYNFTTTAAIVGSVDRKVFVLLRDGRILFGVLRTFDQYANLILQYCVERIYFTEENKYAEELRGVFMVRGENVVMLGEVDIDKEDKPLEMMEKIPFKEALKIQKEQNQQKCKLETQKSKDMAAYGLVHDFHKSDMY from the coding sequence ATGATGAGCCAAAAGAAAGACTCCAAGAAGATTACTGAAGGTGAAGCtgatttatatttggaCCAATATAACTTCACCACAACAGCTGCTATCGTTGGTTCGGTTGACCGTAAAGTGTTTGTCCTGTTACGTGACGGTAGGATACTATTTGGTGTGTTGAGAACTTTCGATCAATATGCTAATTTGATATTGCAGTATTGCGTGGAGAGGATCTATTTCACTGAAGAGAATAAATACGCAGAAGAACTAAGAGGTGTGTTCATGGTACGTGGTGAGAATGTTGTTATGTTGGGGGAAGTTGATATCGATAAGGAAGATAAACCATTAGAAATGATGGAAAAAATCCCATTTAAAGAAGCtttgaaaattcaaaaggAACAGAATCAACAAAAGTGTAAACTGGAAACTCAAAAGAGTAAAGACATGGCGGCGTATGGTTTGGTTCATGATTTCCACAAATCTGATATGTACTAA
- the MTC1 gene encoding DUF5427 domain-containing protein MTC1 (similar to Saccharomyces cerevisiae YJL123C; ancestral locus Anc_1.232) encodes MSKTSDADEVFEFLDSLPSKKDGGASTTEAKNAGKKDDDILDFLDELEKSNINKATAKKEPAKEEPIAEQEPVKEQTPAKEEEQAQEQEPREDTPVNDPITSISNWWSSSGSTTVSNLWNRTTEQASHLQKKLAEEQKKLLDEQNIQLSASQLKGITSNISKFTDNLDASKFADLANKLQEIVVGETEEVLRIHLVHDFVNYPLLQYHVEEKFHSILNSQVQGGIRIFVDEWTNPQEGKEPADESESDSKKRQLSIFNGKIIDGEKLAFANLDNAIKLFNKSREAITKQQQQSATEDADDSTDPKEEKDLITDIFISIVAVSPPGDNKNDTIKTTDCSSPGNFSFTVVLKDITNNITSITRSQGFPNKWAQWLEGSIETKSAAEAISEAKEKKESSESNETASETEHTEVDQSEWVKEWVEDGLSLTFGTAAQNYIIERMGF; translated from the coding sequence ATGTCTAAGACCAGCGACGCCGACGAAGTGTTTGAATTTTTGGATTCTTTGCCATCTAAGAAGGATGGTGGTGCTTCCACCACAGAAGCAAAAAATGCCGGCAAgaaagatgatgatatcTTGGATTTCTTGGACGAATTGGAAAAAAgcaatataaataaagcAACTGCAAAGAAGGAGCCTGCAAAGGAAGAACCCATTGCCGAGCAGGAGCCTGTGAAGGAGCAAACGCCTGCAAAGGAGGAAGAACAGGCACAGGAACAAGAACCGAGGGAGGACACGCCGGTCAATGACCCAATCACCTCTATCTCAAACTGGTGGTCTTCTTCGGGATCGACTACTGTCTCGAACTTATGGAACAGGACAACAGAACAAGCATCGCACTTGCAGAAGAAATTAGCAGAAGAACAGAAAAAACTACTGGACGAACAGAACATACAACTATCCGCTTCACAATTGAAAGGCATCACTTCCAACATCTCGAAGTTCACTGACAACTTAGATGCTTCTAAGTTTGCTGATTTGGCTAATAAATTGCAAGAAATCGTGGTTGGGGAAACTGAAGAAGTCCTAAGAATTCATTTAGTTCATGATTTCGTCAACTATCCACTCTTACAGTACCatgttgaagaaaaattccATTCAATCCTGAATTCTCAAGTACAAGGTGGAATCAGGATTTTTGTAGATGAATGGACAAATCCTCAGGAAGGCAAAGAACCTGCCGATGAATCTGAAAGTGACTCTAAGAAAAGACAGTTGTCGATCTTTAACGGTAAGATCATCGATGGTGAGAAACTCGCATTCGCAAACTTAGACAAtgcaattaaattattcaacaaGTCTCGTGAAGCAATCacaaaacaacaacaacaatcTGCCACGGAAGATGCCGATGACAGCACCGACCCCAAGGAAGAAAAAGACCTGATCACTGACATCTTTATCTCCATTGTCGCCGTCTCGCCACCCGGTGATAACAAAAATGATACTATCAAGACCACCGACTGCTCCTCCCCAGGTAATTTCAGTTTCACCGTAGTCTTGAAGGACATAACAAACAACATCACCTCGATCACCAGATCCCAAGGTTTCCCAAATAAATGGGCCCAGTGGTTAGAAGGCAGCATCGAAACAAAATCAGCTGCTGAAGCCATTTCTGAGGctaaagaaaagaaagaatcCTCCGAGTCCAACGAAACTGCATCCGAAACCGAACACACAGAGGTCGACCAAAGTGAATGGGTCAAAGAATGGGTGGAAGATGGTTTGAGCTTGACATTCGGCACAGCTGCCCAAAACTATATTATCGAAAGAATGGGTTTCTAA
- the ALB1 gene encoding Alb1p (similar to Saccharomyces cerevisiae ALB1 (YJL122W); ancestral locus Anc_1.233) produces MASKNSVNKPKLTVNVSKRNQHKANKRAQMEKNGEFQPSRSSGNFVSNQVKSIPVQLYFKDESSLNSSNSNLSSATTTKTLSKKRAKKIARNLKYVQQRKLLVDVQAKHENDMAIDADSVAKVERQKGNGKEKTVLARMKDALWNVLEDSSSQPLVLATGQGTTLGGPSFP; encoded by the coding sequence ATGGCTTCCAAGAATTCAGTCAACAAACCAAAACTAACGGTCAACGTAAGCAAGCGTAACCAGCACAAGGCCAACAAGAGGGCGCAGATGGAGAAGAACGGCGAGTTCCAGCCTTCCCGTTCGTCGGGCAACTTCGTCAGTAACCAAGTCAAGAGTATCCCGGTGCAATTGTACTTCAAGGACGAAAGTTCGTTGAACTCTTCCAACTCGAACCTGAGCAGCGCCACCACCACCAAGACCCTGTCGAAGAAGAGAGCCAAGAAGATTGCCAGAAACTTGAAATACGTCCAACAGAGAAAGCTGCTAGTTGACGTACAGGCCAAACACGAAAACGACATGGCCATTGACGCCGATTCCGTCGCCAAGGTAGAAAGACAGAAGGGTAACGGCAAAGAAAAAACCGTGCTGGCCAGAATGAAAGATGCGCTATGGAACGTGTTGGAAGATTCCTCTTCCCAACCATTAGTCCTAGCAACAGGCCAAGGCACCACCTTAGGTGGCCCATCCTTCCCGTAA